One genomic region from Haloferax litoreum encodes:
- a CDS encoding metal-dependent hydrolase gives MWPWEHVAVGYLLVSVWSRVAKRPLDSRAAIAVLVGTQFPDLVDKPLAWSLDILPSGISVAHSIFVSVPLSILVVLVARRFEVTTVGVAFALGYLSHIPADLFYSGFFFGNYGALGSFLWPISHGPDSSAAGLFTQTWYYLSRFLVYLRQPEAWAYLLFEGILLGSAFLAWVSDGRPGLSLVKRSMNGIRRSVTR, from the coding sequence ATGTGGCCGTGGGAGCACGTCGCCGTCGGGTACCTCCTCGTCTCGGTGTGGTCGCGCGTGGCGAAGCGCCCCCTCGATAGCCGTGCCGCAATCGCCGTTCTCGTCGGAACGCAGTTTCCCGACCTCGTAGACAAACCGCTCGCGTGGTCGCTGGACATCCTCCCGAGTGGTATCTCGGTGGCACACTCGATTTTCGTCTCGGTTCCACTCTCGATTCTCGTCGTCCTCGTCGCTCGGCGGTTTGAGGTGACGACAGTCGGTGTCGCGTTCGCCCTCGGATACCTCTCGCACATCCCCGCAGACCTGTTCTACAGCGGGTTCTTCTTCGGGAATTACGGTGCCCTCGGGTCGTTCCTGTGGCCCATCTCGCACGGGCCTGACTCGTCGGCAGCGGGATTGTTCACACAGACGTGGTACTACTTGAGTCGATTCCTCGTCTACCTCCGCCAACCCGAGGCGTGGGCGTACCTCCTCTTCGAAGGTATCTTGCTCGGGAGTGCCTTCCTCGCGTGGGTCTCCGACGGACGGCCCGGTTTGAGCCTCGTGAAGCGCTCTATGAACGGAATTCGGCGAAGCGTTACGAGGTGA
- a CDS encoding asparagine synthase-related protein has protein sequence MTGFVGGHLESTSLESCAAELYREDWYEQASFHTGDLGLTALHHGEKDPNGFTSWKDGSRSGAIYGVVTNLDELGLDVGSLFERVLDEPQALLPELDGTFLITAMDDDTDRVVIASDKLGTRQCFYIDGEPFAFGTEVGALTMLLDDPQVDERAISDLLMIGHVWGEKTLVQGINFLPSGSILQYEAGDGCEIESYWHHSFVQSPDDSYLDDLTEAYQSVIADMAATIDGDIGLWLSGGLDSRSMAGELSRYHDITTYTYDSNPANGSNLELAGRISDILGLENKRVKIESDRFVDSFEKSVQLTSGMVGLSTFTNLSTVFNIPDMPDIIIEGCGQGGMMGDGIGQAAIEQSSSPEAALYRAKHRVDVDDARRLLRTDFDPMTTYREEVRKSDQPDLFSTALDCYYRNYFPRCDFASNPIAESQAGTRVPFSDTQFLQAVTRMPLSHRVASIPFTNGKIPAGTAYPKVELVRRLDERLASIPYERTKVPPSRPMWQHAVGFVVGTSVDRLRGLIDSDIHTYGGRSMVGTWYRENRDVRERIDDLLASACDRPYFDAEEIHRLQREEMTGEAEHMSTISGIITGELWVRKYIDREGVDERDGESSVRAAENTAQTV, from the coding sequence ATGACAGGGTTCGTCGGTGGTCACCTCGAAAGCACGTCCCTCGAATCGTGTGCCGCCGAGTTGTACCGCGAAGACTGGTACGAACAAGCGTCGTTCCACACTGGTGACCTCGGATTGACAGCCCTTCACCACGGCGAGAAAGACCCGAACGGCTTTACCTCCTGGAAAGATGGTTCTCGTTCCGGAGCCATCTACGGTGTCGTGACGAACCTCGACGAACTCGGCCTCGACGTCGGGTCGTTGTTCGAACGCGTCCTCGACGAGCCACAGGCGCTGCTCCCAGAACTCGATGGGACGTTCCTCATCACGGCCATGGACGACGACACCGACCGCGTGGTCATCGCTAGCGACAAACTCGGGACTCGCCAGTGCTTCTACATCGACGGAGAACCATTCGCGTTCGGTACCGAAGTCGGCGCGCTGACCATGCTCCTAGACGACCCACAGGTCGACGAACGCGCGATCAGTGACTTGCTCATGATCGGGCACGTGTGGGGTGAAAAGACGCTCGTTCAAGGAATCAACTTCCTCCCGTCTGGCTCTATCCTTCAGTACGAAGCCGGCGACGGGTGCGAAATCGAGTCCTACTGGCACCACTCGTTCGTGCAGAGTCCCGACGACTCGTACCTCGACGACCTCACGGAGGCGTATCAATCGGTCATTGCGGACATGGCGGCGACCATCGACGGCGACATCGGTCTTTGGCTCTCTGGCGGGTTGGACAGCCGGTCGATGGCCGGTGAGCTGAGTCGATACCACGACATCACGACGTACACCTACGACTCGAACCCCGCGAACGGGAGCAATCTCGAACTCGCTGGCCGTATCTCAGATATCCTCGGTCTCGAAAATAAGCGGGTGAAGATAGAATCTGACCGGTTCGTCGATTCCTTCGAGAAGTCTGTGCAGTTGACGAGTGGGATGGTCGGGCTCTCGACGTTCACCAACCTCTCGACGGTGTTCAACATCCCCGACATGCCAGATATCATTATCGAAGGGTGCGGGCAAGGCGGAATGATGGGCGATGGAATCGGACAGGCAGCTATTGAACAGAGTAGTTCCCCCGAAGCAGCACTCTACCGCGCAAAGCACCGGGTCGATGTCGACGACGCACGGCGTCTCCTCCGGACAGACTTCGATCCGATGACCACGTATCGTGAGGAGGTCCGCAAGAGCGACCAGCCAGACCTCTTCAGTACCGCGCTGGACTGCTACTATCGCAACTACTTCCCACGGTGCGACTTCGCGAGCAACCCCATTGCCGAGAGTCAGGCTGGGACTCGCGTTCCGTTCAGCGACACGCAGTTCCTCCAAGCGGTCACGAGGATGCCGCTTTCCCACCGCGTCGCATCGATTCCGTTCACGAACGGGAAGATTCCTGCGGGAACCGCGTATCCGAAAGTGGAATTGGTCCGCCGACTCGATGAGCGATTGGCGTCGATCCCCTACGAGCGAACAAAAGTCCCCCCGTCCCGACCCATGTGGCAACACGCGGTTGGATTCGTGGTCGGGACCTCGGTCGACCGACTTCGTGGGCTCATCGACAGCGACATCCATACCTACGGCGGCCGTTCGATGGTCGGCACCTGGTACCGGGAGAACAGAGATGTCCGCGAACGAATCGACGACCTACTCGCTTCCGCGTGCGACCGCCCGTACTTCGATGCCGAAGAAATTCACCGCCTGCAGCGCGAAGAGATGACCGGAGAAGCCGAGCACATGAGCACCATCTCCGGTATCATCACTGGCGAACTCTGGGTCCGCAAGTACATCGACCGCGAGGGAGTAGACGAACGAGACGGCGAGTCTTCTGTTCGAGCGGCGGAAAATACCGCACAGACTGTCTGA
- a CDS encoding lipopolysaccharide biosynthesis protein, which yields MIDKICSAIRTIQRRFVPGGGGGLAERTVKSGMWVSAMNILDRVLKVVMFIVLARLLGPQAIGLMGIALLTISALLSLTNLGIDAALIQRIEDDVDEYLNTMFTLEILRGVTMSAILYLSAPALASLFGEPAARDLIRAIALVPIFLGLRNPGMVYFKKDLQFHKEFTYRVSGTAAYVVVALGYAAVSPTVWALVFGYLADASVRALSTYFLHPYRPRPALNRSHAAELIGYGKWVTGSSIVEFLYGQGDDAIVGWILTATSLGYYQLAYRISNAPATEIAVVVSSVMFSTYSKLQEEQLALREAFFSTFRLTAFVALPMSIGILLVAPSFVGTFLGPDWLPMVTTMQILVAYGLFRTLFATFNPVWRAVGRPDIQTKLGVLRVVLLAIIVVPMTSSFGIEGTALAVTGILAFPMVPLYAREMKKTLGTTYRRFLREMSFPLLATGLMAIAVLAVQNQVGSPLLEFFVLVLTGILAYVVSAVSIMSVFDWRVKQNLKDLASIVSK from the coding sequence ATGATTGATAAGATTTGCTCGGCAATTCGGACCATCCAACGACGGTTCGTTCCTGGTGGTGGTGGTGGACTAGCGGAGCGGACGGTGAAGAGCGGAATGTGGGTCTCGGCGATGAACATCCTCGACCGTGTGCTAAAGGTCGTCATGTTCATCGTGCTCGCCCGACTGCTCGGCCCCCAAGCCATCGGGTTGATGGGTATCGCCCTTCTCACGATTTCGGCACTGCTGAGCCTCACGAACCTCGGTATCGATGCGGCGCTCATCCAGCGTATCGAAGACGACGTCGACGAGTATCTGAACACGATGTTCACGCTGGAGATTCTCCGAGGAGTCACGATGAGCGCAATCCTCTACCTGTCAGCACCGGCTCTCGCGTCGCTATTCGGTGAACCTGCGGCGAGAGACCTCATCCGGGCAATTGCGCTCGTCCCGATTTTCCTCGGGTTGCGTAACCCCGGGATGGTCTACTTCAAGAAGGATCTCCAATTCCACAAGGAGTTCACCTACCGAGTCAGCGGCACTGCCGCCTACGTCGTGGTCGCTCTCGGCTACGCCGCAGTCAGCCCGACCGTGTGGGCGCTCGTCTTCGGGTACCTCGCCGACGCGTCGGTTCGCGCGCTTAGTACGTACTTCCTTCACCCGTACCGTCCGCGTCCGGCGCTCAATCGGAGCCACGCCGCCGAACTCATCGGCTATGGGAAGTGGGTAACTGGGTCGTCTATCGTCGAGTTCCTCTACGGTCAGGGAGACGACGCCATCGTCGGGTGGATTCTCACGGCGACTTCGCTTGGGTACTACCAGCTGGCCTACCGAATATCTAACGCGCCGGCTACTGAGATTGCAGTCGTCGTCTCGAGCGTGATGTTCTCAACGTACTCGAAACTCCAAGAGGAACAACTCGCCCTCAGAGAGGCGTTCTTCAGCACGTTCAGGTTAACCGCGTTCGTGGCACTGCCGATGTCTATCGGGATCCTCCTCGTCGCGCCGTCGTTCGTCGGGACGTTCCTCGGTCCCGATTGGCTCCCGATGGTCACGACCATGCAGATTCTCGTCGCCTACGGGCTCTTTCGGACCCTCTTTGCGACGTTCAATCCTGTCTGGCGAGCGGTCGGTCGTCCGGATATCCAGACAAAACTTGGTGTCCTTCGCGTGGTGCTCCTCGCCATCATCGTCGTTCCGATGACGAGTTCATTCGGTATCGAGGGGACTGCCTTGGCTGTCACCGGCATCCTCGCGTTCCCGATGGTCCCGTTGTACGCACGCGAGATGAAGAAGACGCTCGGGACTACCTACCGCCGCTTCCTTCGTGAGATGTCGTTTCCGCTACTGGCAACCGGTCTGATGGCCATCGCGGTGCTTGCAGTCCAGAACCAGGTTGGGTCTCCGCTCTTGGAATTCTTCGTGTTGGTTCTGACTGGAATCCTCGCGTACGTGGTCAGTGCAGTGTCCATCATGAGCGTCTTCGACTGGCGAGTCAAGCAGAATCTGAAAGATCTGGCCTCTATCGTGTCGAAGTAG
- a CDS encoding N-acetyltransferase, whose translation MSVELGSESNVDDGVTIGYGDGERPVIGARARIRSGSIIYHDVTIGDDFVTGHNVLVREQTTIGDHVLLGTETVVDGTTTIGSRVSIQTNVYIPTHTRIGDDVFVGPGVVMTNDPYPIRTDAELVGPTIENNASIGANATLLPGVTIGEGAFVAAGAVVVDDVPPRTLAVGAPAVHRELPEPLTGDNKIGR comes from the coding sequence ATGAGCGTCGAACTGGGTAGTGAATCGAACGTCGACGACGGCGTCACGATTGGCTACGGTGACGGTGAACGCCCCGTAATCGGGGCGCGCGCCCGGATTCGGTCCGGGAGCATCATCTACCACGACGTGACCATCGGCGACGACTTCGTCACCGGACACAACGTCCTCGTTCGAGAGCAGACGACTATCGGCGACCACGTGCTCCTCGGAACCGAGACTGTCGTCGACGGAACCACGACTATCGGGTCGCGAGTCAGCATCCAGACCAACGTCTACATTCCCACGCACACCCGCATCGGCGACGATGTCTTCGTCGGTCCGGGCGTCGTGATGACGAACGACCCGTACCCCATTCGCACCGACGCCGAACTCGTTGGTCCGACCATCGAGAACAACGCCTCCATCGGCGCGAACGCGACACTCTTGCCGGGCGTGACAATCGGCGAGGGAGCGTTCGTCGCCGCGGGTGCCGTCGTAGTAGACGACGTACCGCCGCGCACACTCGCAGTCGGTGCACCCGCCGTGCATCGCGAGTTGCCAGAACCACTCACAGGAGACAACAAGATTGGACGATGA
- a CDS encoding glycosyltransferase family 4 protein, which yields MNEKKKLLIVGPRGTGGIDQYITEQRRYLEDRMIVRLYTRYTAPKGEGLERAVRMILSSILAILLFPFQRRPDIVHVHSSHTYSFYRSAFFVLFSAYVWRVPVVLHIHGSSFDEFLETDSLLIRRLQSLVFDTVDDVVVLSEYWRGLVSQRANHDKVHVMANAVEPAEYEPTFRADPVHIVFVSNLIERKGIGELLDAIEALEAMPDLSFKVSIGGRGPYAERAEAVAEAYDNVEYLGFLSEKEKRNLLSRGTVFVLPTYAEGLPIAMLEGMAGGNAIVSTPVGSIPEVITDEHGILVTPGDADELTQALVWLVSTPDEAVQMGRRNRRLIEERYSWESNANDLVEMYAHAN from the coding sequence ATGAACGAAAAAAAGAAACTCCTCATCGTCGGTCCACGAGGGACCGGCGGCATCGACCAGTACATCACCGAACAACGTCGATATCTTGAAGACCGAATGATCGTGCGGCTATACACGCGGTACACTGCTCCGAAGGGCGAGGGTCTCGAACGCGCAGTTCGGATGATTCTCTCGTCGATTCTGGCGATTCTCTTGTTTCCGTTCCAGCGTCGTCCGGATATCGTCCACGTCCACTCGTCACATACGTATTCGTTCTATCGCTCGGCCTTTTTCGTCCTCTTTTCGGCATACGTCTGGCGGGTCCCCGTCGTCCTCCACATCCACGGGTCGTCGTTCGACGAGTTCCTCGAAACTGACTCACTCCTCATTCGTCGACTTCAGTCACTTGTCTTCGACACTGTCGACGACGTCGTCGTCCTCTCGGAATACTGGCGCGGTCTCGTCTCTCAGCGGGCGAATCACGACAAGGTTCACGTCATGGCGAATGCTGTCGAACCCGCCGAGTACGAACCGACGTTCCGGGCCGACCCCGTCCACATCGTCTTCGTCTCGAACCTCATCGAGCGGAAGGGAATCGGCGAGTTACTCGACGCCATCGAGGCCTTAGAGGCGATGCCAGACCTCTCGTTCAAGGTGAGCATCGGTGGTCGTGGCCCCTACGCGGAACGGGCCGAAGCAGTCGCTGAAGCGTACGACAACGTGGAATACCTCGGGTTCCTCTCTGAGAAAGAGAAACGTAACCTCCTCAGCAGGGGAACGGTCTTCGTGTTGCCGACGTACGCCGAGGGACTCCCAATCGCGATGCTCGAAGGGATGGCCGGTGGGAATGCAATTGTGTCGACGCCCGTGGGTAGCATCCCCGAAGTCATCACCGACGAGCATGGCATCCTGGTCACGCCAGGCGACGCTGACGAACTCACGCAGGCACTCGTTTGGCTCGTCTCGACCCCCGACGAGGCGGTTCAGATGGGCCGCAGAAATAGACGACTTATCGAAGAACGCTACTCGTGGGAATCGAATGCGAACGATCTGGTGGAGATGTACGCCCACGCAAACTAA
- a CDS encoding DUF354 domain-containing protein — protein MRYLFFTNTPAQVHLYKYAVRELRRRGHDVLILGRDYGCTKDLLEYYDLPHRIYGSCGTTKYSVFTSLPFHYVNIFREVRRFKPDLIFGMGGYAAHAGALSRTPVILVVDSEPDSLDHIVSRPFAKAILTPHTFGKEISENHYQFHGFKETAYLHPDVYEPSFDVRDELGLGPDERYVVVRFNAFGSHHDVGHQGFTPERRRELLEMLSEHATVFVLDESEERRDDGEARSVDFHPALVHDVLAEADLLVADSQTMVTEAALLGTPAIRSNSFVGENDMRNFVELERQGLISNLESFEEVLEKAETLLTEEGTKQRYQTRRDEFLADKVNLTDVIVQVALNYGSVETVESLSRHTVPV, from the coding sequence ATGCGCTACCTGTTCTTCACCAACACACCTGCTCAAGTCCACCTCTACAAGTATGCCGTCAGAGAACTTCGACGACGGGGCCACGACGTACTCATCCTTGGTCGTGATTATGGTTGTACCAAAGACCTCCTCGAGTACTACGACCTCCCACACCGAATTTACGGGTCCTGTGGGACGACCAAGTACTCGGTGTTCACCTCACTGCCGTTCCACTACGTGAACATCTTCAGAGAAGTGCGTCGGTTCAAGCCCGACCTCATCTTCGGGATGGGTGGGTACGCCGCCCACGCTGGCGCACTGTCGAGGACGCCGGTTATCCTCGTCGTCGACTCTGAACCGGATTCGCTCGACCACATCGTGTCACGCCCGTTCGCGAAGGCGATACTGACGCCGCACACGTTTGGAAAGGAAATCTCGGAGAACCACTACCAGTTCCACGGGTTCAAAGAGACGGCATACTTACATCCCGACGTGTACGAACCCTCGTTCGACGTTCGAGACGAACTAGGTCTCGGCCCCGACGAGCGATACGTTGTCGTCCGGTTCAACGCCTTTGGGTCCCACCACGACGTTGGTCACCAGGGGTTCACTCCCGAGCGTCGACGGGAACTGCTCGAGATGCTGAGTGAGCACGCCACTGTCTTCGTCCTCGATGAGAGCGAAGAACGGCGCGACGACGGTGAGGCCCGTTCGGTCGACTTCCACCCTGCGCTCGTTCACGACGTATTGGCCGAAGCAGACCTGCTCGTCGCAGATTCACAGACGATGGTGACGGAAGCAGCCCTTCTCGGGACACCCGCAATCCGGTCGAACTCGTTCGTCGGCGAGAACGACATGAGAAACTTCGTCGAACTCGAACGTCAGGGACTCATCTCCAACCTCGAATCCTTCGAAGAGGTACTAGAGAAGGCGGAGACGCTGCTCACCGAAGAGGGGACGAAGCAGCGCTATCAAACCCGCAGAGACGAGTTCCTCGCTGACAAGGTCAACTTGACTGACGTCATCGTTCAGGTCGCGTTGAACTACGGGTCTGTCGAGACTGTCGAGTCACTCTCGCGGCACACCGTCCCGGTGTAA
- a CDS encoding twin-arginine translocation signal domain-containing protein, giving the protein MVRLTDGGDDESAEDSDSILESQLNRRNYLKIGAAAAASAALPAGVASAASGPEERFGIQWDRVVNAVDDLGMDPNGNDPIDNQLDAAYGSGTLIEFPPGEYLVTSTLSANDNVSRFGMVGTGGSHKDVQFVFPPGNNGEKFRFIQITSGDHHVLKNFSIQQTDDDTTSADIWLANDDGALIEDVEWLGRTPSDNYARRQLLAYDCSSVDGVNVGRRIYMREGAVIPGYPDGVAGIRVQGGSVGEIRLVDCHIEQRGSSSFRATHTRGVLRVEGGLFKNNDNTNMRISGGDHPSKQSWIKGATMVVDADNLNEHARDGDQLESPTGLLVDSTGNGYSGLLIEDCDFIYKSSPAGRGVISTSPPSWGGHGSFTLRNCRIQNDTSLQTIQAYSVDTSETDTPWGVNLENVSITGDATSQPAGAAVHLDANRDGSTIQNSCIHLPNGDVSGVRIDDSSNCEIVDTNINVTGQATVFNSADVDTSNITSSDSCPLPSADSSTSDSSTSDNTSTDSTTDSTTDSTTEPLPNDLRIVGTGTQTQYEFTVTDALQPVDGTVEEWDDVTSTSATGWITTAGSEDTFTFSGDVSSFSFLEGEAEIYVNGEQVTASTITDATSDSTSDSTSDSTSDSTSDSTSDSTSDSTSDSTSDSTSHELRIVGTGTQAQYEFTVSDSLQAVDSTIESWDDVSSTSATGWVTTDGVADVYNFTGDVTSFSWLGGEADLYVDGQQVTVSTITDATSGSSSTDSSTDSATDSSTDSSTDSATDSSTDSSTDEPLPNELRIVGTGTQAQYEFAVSDSLQAVDSTIESWDDVSSTSATGWVTTDGVADVYNFTGDVTSFSFLEGQADVYVNGTQVDPEVFSLPNRLVVNGDGTETKYNLKVSGQIMNDPLVGAIESADTVSDDRVRGTVTEDSDAFRFSGDISQLTLAGDASLVFEDNDG; this is encoded by the coding sequence ATGGTACGATTAACAGATGGAGGCGACGACGAATCTGCCGAAGATTCCGACTCCATCCTCGAATCGCAACTCAACAGACGGAATTACCTCAAAATCGGTGCTGCAGCAGCAGCATCAGCCGCCCTCCCTGCCGGCGTCGCGTCGGCTGCGTCTGGTCCAGAGGAGCGCTTCGGTATCCAATGGGACCGCGTCGTCAACGCGGTGGACGACCTTGGAATGGACCCCAACGGAAACGACCCGATCGACAATCAACTCGACGCTGCCTACGGCAGCGGGACGCTCATCGAATTCCCTCCCGGAGAGTATCTCGTCACCAGTACGTTGTCCGCGAACGACAACGTCTCGCGCTTCGGGATGGTCGGGACTGGCGGCTCGCACAAAGACGTGCAGTTTGTCTTCCCGCCAGGAAACAACGGTGAGAAGTTCAGGTTCATCCAAATCACGAGTGGGGACCACCACGTCCTGAAGAACTTCTCCATCCAGCAGACCGACGACGACACCACGAGTGCCGACATTTGGCTCGCGAACGACGATGGGGCACTCATCGAGGACGTCGAGTGGCTCGGCCGAACCCCCTCTGACAACTACGCTCGCCGCCAGCTCCTCGCGTACGACTGTTCGTCGGTCGACGGTGTCAACGTCGGCCGGCGCATCTACATGCGCGAAGGTGCAGTAATACCGGGGTACCCCGACGGTGTCGCGGGTATCCGTGTCCAGGGTGGCTCTGTCGGTGAGATTCGACTCGTCGACTGTCACATCGAACAGCGTGGGTCGTCGTCGTTCCGCGCGACGCACACGCGGGGTGTGCTCCGCGTCGAGGGCGGGTTGTTCAAAAACAACGACAACACCAACATGCGAATCTCCGGCGGTGACCACCCGTCGAAGCAGTCGTGGATCAAGGGTGCGACGATGGTCGTCGACGCCGACAACCTCAACGAACACGCGCGCGACGGTGACCAACTTGAGAGTCCGACTGGTCTCTTGGTCGACTCGACGGGCAACGGATACTCCGGACTACTCATCGAGGACTGTGACTTCATCTACAAGTCGAGTCCTGCGGGGCGTGGCGTCATCTCGACGTCACCCCCCTCGTGGGGTGGCCACGGCAGCTTCACGCTCCGCAACTGTCGCATCCAGAACGACACGTCGCTCCAGACGATTCAGGCATACTCCGTCGACACAAGCGAAACTGACACGCCGTGGGGTGTGAACCTCGAAAACGTCTCCATCACGGGGGATGCCACCTCCCAGCCGGCTGGTGCCGCAGTCCATCTCGACGCTAACCGTGACGGCTCGACCATTCAGAACAGTTGTATCCACCTCCCGAACGGCGACGTCAGCGGTGTCCGCATCGACGACTCCTCCAACTGTGAGATCGTGGACACGAACATCAACGTCACCGGTCAGGCGACGGTGTTCAACAGTGCAGACGTCGATACGAGCAACATCACCAGCAGCGACTCGTGTCCTCTGCCGAGCGCGGACAGTAGCACGAGCGATAGCTCGACGTCCGATAACACCTCGACGGACTCGACGACAGACTCGACGACGGACTCCACCACGGAGCCGCTTCCGAACGACCTCCGTATCGTCGGGACGGGGACGCAGACGCAGTACGAATTCACTGTCACTGACGCGCTCCAGCCAGTAGATGGTACTGTCGAAGAGTGGGACGACGTGACCAGTACGTCGGCAACCGGATGGATCACGACCGCCGGTTCCGAGGACACGTTCACGTTCTCGGGTGACGTGTCGTCGTTCTCGTTCCTCGAGGGCGAAGCTGAAATCTACGTAAACGGTGAGCAGGTCACGGCGAGTACCATCACGGATGCGACGAGTGATTCTACGTCGGACTCGACGAGTGATTCTACGTCGGACTCGACGAGTGATTCTACGTCGGACTCGACGAGTGATTCTACGTCGGACTCGACGAGTGATTCTACGTCGCACGAACTCCGTATCGTCGGAACAGGGACGCAGGCGCAGTACGAGTTCACCGTCAGCGATTCGCTGCAAGCGGTCGACAGCACGATCGAGTCGTGGGACGACGTCTCCAGCACCTCGGCGACGGGGTGGGTCACTACCGACGGCGTCGCCGACGTCTACAACTTCACTGGCGACGTCACCTCGTTCTCGTGGCTTGGTGGTGAGGCCGACCTCTACGTCGACGGGCAGCAGGTCACGGTGAGTACCATCACGGATGCGACGAGTGGTAGTTCGTCGACGGACTCGAGCACCGACTCCGCGACGGACTCATCGACGGACTCGAGCACCGACTCCGCGACGGACTCATCGACGGACTCGTCGACTGACGAACCTCTTCCGAACGAGCTTCGCATCGTCGGAACGGGGACGCAGGCGCAGTACGAGTTTGCGGTCAGTGATTCGCTGCAGGCGGTCGACAGCACGATCGAGTCGTGGGACGACGTCTCCAGCACCTCGGCGACGGGGTGGGTCACCACCGACGGCGTCGCCGACGTCTACAACTTCACTGGCGACGTCACCTCGTTCTCGTTCCTGGAAGGTCAGGCTGATGTCTACGTCAACGGGACGCAGGTGGACCCCGAAGTTTTCTCCCTGCCGAACCGCCTCGTCGTCAATGGAGATGGCACAGAGACGAAGTACAACCTCAAGGTGTCGGGTCAAATCATGAACGACCCCCTCGTCGGCGCAATCGAGAGTGCGGACACCGTGTCCGACGACAGAGTCAGAGGTACTGTCACGGAAGACAGCGACGCATTCCGCTTCTCGGGTGACATCTCGCAACTGACTCTAGCTGGCGACGCATCGCTCGTGTTCGAAGACAACGACGGGTAA
- a CDS encoding DegT/DnrJ/EryC1/StrS family aminotransferase — MTDEHISIAAPQLGAEERDRIETVLDSGIIADGPEVRGFEREFAGYCGADHGVATSNGTTALHAALHALGIGPGDRVLTTPFTFIATANAVTFTGADVGFVDIDPETYNIDPDALEARLRSGEQVDAVIAVHLYGLPADMTRLTELAETYDFLLVEDAAQAHGAEVNGQRVGSFGDAACFSFYPTKNMTTSEGGMITTNHADVAERAARFVDHGRVSGYEHGEVGHNFRMTSIAAAIGRAQLEKLPDFTTARQRNAAALTEYLEDAPVTTPVTPPGRTHVFHQYTVQCDDVGRDALKSYLDANNIGTGVYYPKPVHEQAPYKHLSVSAPVAESVAKRVLSLPVHPGLSAEDVERVGKTVTNYLEVTT, encoded by the coding sequence ATGACTGACGAGCACATTTCCATCGCCGCACCCCAACTCGGTGCGGAAGAGAGAGACCGAATCGAAACCGTCCTCGACAGCGGCATCATCGCCGACGGCCCCGAAGTCAGAGGCTTCGAGCGAGAGTTCGCAGGTTACTGTGGGGCCGACCACGGTGTCGCAACGTCGAACGGAACCACTGCCCTCCACGCCGCACTCCACGCACTCGGCATCGGCCCGGGAGACCGCGTCCTGACGACGCCCTTCACGTTTATCGCGACGGCCAACGCCGTCACGTTCACTGGCGCGGACGTGGGGTTCGTCGACATCGACCCCGAGACGTACAACATCGACCCGGACGCACTCGAAGCGCGACTTCGGAGCGGCGAACAGGTCGATGCGGTCATCGCAGTCCACCTGTACGGCCTCCCGGCCGACATGACTCGACTCACTGAACTCGCAGAGACCTACGACTTCCTCCTCGTGGAAGACGCCGCGCAGGCGCACGGGGCCGAAGTCAATGGCCAGCGCGTCGGGTCGTTCGGAGACGCGGCGTGCTTCTCCTTCTACCCGACGAAGAACATGACCACGAGCGAGGGTGGGATGATTACCACGAACCACGCCGACGTCGCAGAACGCGCCGCTCGGTTCGTTGACCACGGCCGTGTCTCAGGATACGAACACGGGGAGGTTGGTCACAACTTCCGGATGACGAGTATCGCCGCCGCCATCGGACGCGCCCAACTCGAAAAGCTCCCTGATTTTACCACTGCTCGGCAGCGGAACGCCGCCGCACTCACGGAGTACCTCGAAGATGCTCCGGTCACGACGCCGGTCACTCCACCGGGCAGAACGCACGTCTTCCACCAGTACACCGTCCAGTGCGACGACGTCGGGCGCGACGCGCTCAAATCGTACCTCGATGCGAACAACATCGGAACGGGCGTGTACTACCCCAAGCCCGTTCACGAGCAAGCACCCTACAAGCACCTCTCGGTGTCCGCACCGGTCGCCGAGTCGGTCGCAAAACGCGTCCTCTCGCTTCCGGTTCACCCCGGGCTCAGTGCAGAGGACGTCGAACGCGTCGGCAAAACAGTCACGAACTACCTAGAGGTGACGACATGA